A window of Sedimentibacter sp. MB31-C6 genomic DNA:
GGGAAACATTGGTTACAAAAAATGTAGGGTACGCATTGTATGCGTACCGTAATATATATTTGGAGGAAAAATGAATTACAACGAAGAAGCACTAAAAATCCACGAAGCTCTTAAGGGAAAAATTGAAGTAATAAGCAAAACAAGAGTAGAAAATAGAGATGATTTAAGTATTGCATATACTCCTGGAGTTGCAGAGCCATGTAAAAAAATACATGAAAAAAAAGATGATATTTATAAATATACTGCTAAAGGAAATCTTGTTGCTGTGTTAAGTGATGGTTCTGCAGTATTAGGTTTAGGAAATATTGGAGCAGAAGCATCAATGCCAGTTATGGAAGGAAAGGCTGTTTTATTTAAGAATTTTGCAAATGTAGATGCATTTCCTATATGTGTTAAATCGCAAAATGCAGAAGATATAATTAATACAGCTATAAATATTGCACCTGGATTTGGAGGCATAAATCTAGAAGATATACAAGCTCCTAAATGTTTTGAAATAGAAAGAAGATTGCAGGAAGAATTAGATATTCCTGTTTTTCATGATGATCAACATGGAACAGCTATTGTAGTTAGCGCAGCATTAATTAATGCCCTTAAATATACTAAAAAATCAATGGAAAGTATTAAAGTTGTTGTAAATGGACCAGGAGCAGCTGGTACTGCAATAATTAAAATGCTTATATTATTAGGAGTTAAAAATATAATAACATGCGATAGTAAAGGAATTGTTGTAGAAGGACGTGAAGGTGGGCTAAATGAACATAAGACCGAATTAGCTCAAATTACGAATAAGGATAAATTAACTGGAAACTTAAATGATGCATTAATAGGGTCTGATGTTTTTATAGGAGTATCAGTACCAAATTGTGTAACTGGAGAAATGATAAAAAGCATGAATAAAGATGCTATAATTTTTGCTATGGCGAATCCAATACCTGAAATAATGCCTGATGTTGCAAAAAATGCCGGAGCAGCAGTAGTTGGAACTGGAAGATCAGATTTTCCAAATCAAATTAACAATGTTATTGCCTTTCCCGGCGTTTTCAGAGGAGCACTTGATTCAAGAGCTAAAAAAATCACAGAAGAAATGAAAAAAGCCGCAGCATATGCTATTGCTGACCTTGTTTTAGAAGATGATTTAGCAGATAATTATATTATTCCAGGACCATTTAACAATAAAGTTGTTCAAGCAGTTTCTAAAGCAGTAGCAGCAGCATGGAAAAAATCTAAAATGTAGGGGACGTAGCGTCCCGCGGTATGCATAAAATGCATACCCTACAATGAATTCCCGGAACACCAAATGTAGGGGACGCATTGTATGCGTCCCGCGGAACAAAGGATAATAGGCTCAAATTCTACTTAGGCATTGCCTAAGTTTTTTTTTTATTATTTTAAAATAATTATTGACAAATGAAAACGTTTATATTAAAATGAACTTAGTATTCAATATAAGAACACAGTGTTCGCATCGTGAACACAAAACAAATATATTAATGGAGTTACATAATGGATAATATATCAAGTTTAGAAAAATCAATGAAAATTTTAAAAATTTTAAGTAAAAAACCTTACTCTTATAATGTTACTGAATTAAGTAACATTTCAGGATTTAATAGAACTACTGTTTATAGAATATTGTCAACATTGGAAAAAGGAAAATTTATTATAAAAAATGAAAATACAAAAAAATATAAAATAGGTGCTGCCATATATCAAATGGGTTGTGTATATCTTAATAATTTCAATTATGATGATATGATACCAAAGATTCTAAATGATATTTCGAAAGAAACAGAGGAATCTGTCGGTTATGCTATTAGAGAAGGAAATACAGTTGTATCATTGTATGAAATAGAAATAAATCAGCCTTTAAAGATGAATTATAAACCTGGATTATATTATCCTATAAATAGAGGTTGTTATGGAAAGTGTTTAATGGCATATCATGACCCTGAAATTGTTAGGGAATTATTGTATTCTCAAAAATTTGAAAAAATAACTGAAAATACTTTAACTGAACCTGAAGAATTATTAAATGAATATAAGAAAATAAGAGAACAGGGGTATGTAATTAGTAATTGCGAAGTATCTTCTTATCACGTTGCAGTAGGTATACCTATTTTTAATTC
This region includes:
- a CDS encoding NAD(P)-dependent malic enzyme, coding for MNYNEEALKIHEALKGKIEVISKTRVENRDDLSIAYTPGVAEPCKKIHEKKDDIYKYTAKGNLVAVLSDGSAVLGLGNIGAEASMPVMEGKAVLFKNFANVDAFPICVKSQNAEDIINTAINIAPGFGGINLEDIQAPKCFEIERRLQEELDIPVFHDDQHGTAIVVSAALINALKYTKKSMESIKVVVNGPGAAGTAIIKMLILLGVKNIITCDSKGIVVEGREGGLNEHKTELAQITNKDKLTGNLNDALIGSDVFIGVSVPNCVTGEMIKSMNKDAIIFAMANPIPEIMPDVAKNAGAAVVGTGRSDFPNQINNVIAFPGVFRGALDSRAKKITEEMKKAAAYAIADLVLEDDLADNYIIPGPFNNKVVQAVSKAVAAAWKKSKM
- a CDS encoding IclR family transcriptional regulator, producing the protein MDNISSLEKSMKILKILSKKPYSYNVTELSNISGFNRTTVYRILSTLEKGKFIIKNENTKKYKIGAAIYQMGCVYLNNFNYDDMIPKILNDISKETEESVGYAIREGNTVVSLYEIEINQPLKMNYKPGLYYPINRGCYGKCLMAYHDPEIVRELLYSQKFEKITENTLTEPEELLNEYKKIREQGYVISNCEVSSYHVAVGIPIFNSKGQVKACIAVSFIKGSSSKGDNQRLEEIKNVLISYSEEFTKYIP